In the genome of Grus americana isolate bGruAme1 chromosome 16, bGruAme1.mat, whole genome shotgun sequence, one region contains:
- the LOC129213995 gene encoding membrane-anchored junction protein-like: protein MSLKPFTYPLPETRFLHAGRLVYKLKIRYGNFNSAPDLNGTESAVKELEEAIRVILGNLGDLHPFSTEHFTIFPYLSKWERVSKMRFKHENVRLVPYPYVCTMYLELNSFQQNVSCGKEATKGSDELVKRRNEVSEGTAVGEAVKRRRAEVGAETSCPQPGLRRTGAECVRHTSKAKHGLETNSSKENECEFSPASLTVGCNQGSFWGPVEPNLEQRTAAGRAEGAMQLLQQRDQMIPKGNVEPEGRGLSKFWRRCNIPQKCWSSELSLGKKLLTGGGLLTSAGECHLHLDFLKD, encoded by the exons ATGTCGCTGAAACCATTTACCTATCCGTTGCCTGAAACAAGGTTTCTTCATGCAGGCAGGCTGGTGTACAAATTGAAAATCCGGTATGGCAACTTCAACAG CGCTCCTGATCTCAACGGCACTGAAAGTGCTGTCAAGGAGTTAGAG GAAGCAATTCGAGTAATCCTTGGGAATCTTGGCGATTTGCACCCATTTTCTACCGAGCACTTCACTATCTTTCCGT ATTTGAGTAAATGGGAGAGAGTATCGAAGATGAGATTCAAACACGAGAACGTCCGTCTTGTGCCTTATCCCTACGTTTGCACTATGTATCTAGAACTCAACTCCTTTCAGCAAAACGTATCTTGTG GTAAAGAAGCAACCAAGGGCAGCGATGAGCTG GtcaagagaagaaatgaagtgTCAGAAGGTACTGCAGTGGGAGAAGCGGTgaagaggagaagagcagaggtCGGAGCAGAGACCTCATGTCCACAGCCAGGACTACG TAGAACTGGAGCCGAGTGTGTTCGCCATACGAGTAAAGCAAAGCATGGATTGGAAACG aattcctccaaagaaaaTGAGTGTGAGTTTAGTCCGGCATCCCTTACTGTGGGCTGTAACCAAGGCAGTTTCT GGGGACCTGTGGAACCTAACCTTGaacaaagaacagcagctgGTCGGGCTGAGGGTGCAATGCAGCTACTGCAGCAAAGGGACCAAATGATACCCAAAGGAAACGTGGAGCCAGAAGGAAGAGGTCTCTCAAAGTTCTGGAGAAG GTGCAACATTCCTCAGAAATGTTGGTCTTCTGAGCTGTCTTTGGGAAAAAAGCTGCTCACGGGAGGGGGGTTACTGACCTCAGCTGGGGAGTGCCACCTCCACCTCGATTTTCTAAAGGACTGA
- the LOC129213804 gene encoding apelin receptor A-like, producing MEYVEADEYYYGEETAAGNATGEVCEWQADWEASFSLLPLLYLLVFALGLSGNGLVLLTVWRGPRARRRSADAYIGNLALADLAFVATLPLWAAYTALRFHWPFGAALCKLSSFLVLLSMFASAFCLGGLSAERCRAAARAAPPPRAALRRRPAGLGPLAALWAAAAAAALPALLLREARRGPRNRTLCELAAGGAGRAAALSLGATALGFAAPLLLMAVCYCCVGAAVRRHLRPRRAEAAARRRLLRLIAALVAVFAGCWLPFHLLKSLFALAAAGLLELPCALLGLIARLHPYATCLAYLNSCLNPLLYAFLDGRFRARCRLLLGPRRPPAAASSTLSGPTQRSELPSAGTKL from the coding sequence ATGGAGTACGTGGAGGCGGACGAGTACTACTACGGGGAGGAGACGGCGGCGGGCAACGCGACGGGGGAGGTGTGCGAGTGGCAGGCGGACTGGGAGGCGTCCTTctcgctgctgccgctgctctACCTGCTGGTCTTCGCCCTGGGGCTGTCGGGCAACGGGCTGGTGCTGCTGACGGTGTGGCGGGGCCCGCGGGCGCGGCGCCGCTCCGCCGACGCCTACATCGGGAACCTGGCGCTGGCCGACCTGGCCTTCGTGGCCACGCTGCCGCTCTGGGCCGCGTACACGGCGCTGCGCTTTCACTGGCCCTTCGGAGCGGCGCTCTGCAAGCTCAGCAGCTTCCTGGTGCTGCTCAGCATGTTCGCCTCCGCCTTCTGCCTGGGCGGCCTCAGCGCCGAGCGCTGCCGCGCCGCTgcccgcgccgccccgccgccccgcgccgccctccgccgccgccccgccgggctgggCCCGCTGGCCGCGCTctgggcggcggcggcggcggcggcgctgccggcgctgctgctgcgggaggcGCGGCGGGGGCCGCGCAACCGGACGCTGTGCGAGctggcggcgggcggcgcggggcgggcggcggcgctcAGCCTGGGCGCCACGGCGCTGGGCTTCGCCGCCCCGCTGCTGCTGATGGCCGTCTGCTACTGCTGCGTGGGCGCCGCCGTCCGCCGCCACCTCCGTCCGCGGCGCGCCgaggcggcggcgcggcggcggctgctgcggcTGATCGCGGCGCTGGTGGCCGTCTTTGCCGGCTGCTGGCTGCCCTTCCACCTGCTCAAGAGCCTCTTCGCGCTGGCGGCCGCcgggctgctggagctgccctgcgcGCTGCTTGGGCTCATCGCCCGCCTGCACCCCTACGCCACCTGCCTGGCCTACCTCAACAGCTGCCTCAACCCGCTGCTCTACGCCTTCCTCGACGGCCGCTTCCGCGCCCGCTGCCGCCTGCTGCTggggccgcgccgcccgcccgccgccgcctcctccacGCTCAGCGGCCCCACGCAGCGCTCCGAGCTGCCCTCGGCCGGCACCAAGCTGTAG